The Colletes latitarsis isolate SP2378_abdomen chromosome 14, iyColLati1, whole genome shotgun sequence genome has a segment encoding these proteins:
- the LOC143350220 gene encoding uncharacterized protein LOC143350220, with protein MDHQEQELYEQAAQLRSMEEYNLWEHRFGDYLDSLEEQSRIKRLRLSIGEKQSLIARIARLESLKDSTRNRFVHAGAGHSARLRWREIDTAFVNRILTGAVINSNHIEPRNFLEDARDIVVDHVRNIVLKHDSVKINTILNGEFVAGNKCANKSVNTKNCELFRLSDLREWYDLRVIEPILASLDEFQERDSGWALSRILNLIVNVNKYMPMHAGCAIQLPREVRLKKAVINVCSTDNACFAWSVVAALYPAESHVSLASSYPHYTTVLNIQDIEFPMTLNQIKKFEHINNISINVYTIENKKVLPIRVTDKKMERHVNLLYLEGANDVGHFTWIKNLSRLVCTQLSKHNGRKYFCDRMLWGETIKDPRTQSLQNVVGEAEGIQFY; from the exons atggatcatcaagagcaggagctgtacgagcaagccgctcaattaaggtcgatggaagaatacaatttatgggaacatcgatttggcgattatctcgattcgttggaggaacaaagccgaatcaagagactgcgactctcaatcggtgaaaaacaatcattgattgctcgtatcgctagattagaaagtctaaaagattcgacacgcaatcgatttgtacatgCGGGTGCTGGACATAGTGCAAGACTCAGATGGCGTGAAATTGATACAGCTTTCGTTAACCGTATATTGACCGGTGCagtgataaattctaaccacatagaacctcgcaattttctcgaagatgcgagggatattgtagtcgatcatgtgcgaaacattgtgctgaaacatgatagtgtaaaaataaatactatacttaatggtgaatttgttgctggtaacaaatgtgcaaacaaaagtgttaacacgaaaaattgtgaactttttcgcttgtctgacctacgcgaatggtatgatttacgtgtcatcgaacccattctagcatccttagacgaatttcaggaacgcgatagtgggtgggcgctgtcgcggatactgaatttaattgttaatgtaaataaatatatgccaatgcatgcaggatgtgccatacaattaccgcgagaggtacgactaaagaaagcagtaatcaatgtatgctcgacggacaatgcatgttttgcgtggtcggtggtggccgctctgtatccagccgaaagtcacgtatctctcgcatcgtcatatcctcattatacaacagtgttgaatatccaggatattgaatttccaatgacattgaaccaaattaaaaagtttgaacatatcaacaacatctccatcaatgtctataccattgagaataagaaggtgttaccaatacgagtcaccgataagaagatggaaagacatgtaaatttgttgtatttagaaggagcaaacgacgtgggacatttcacatggattaagaacttatctcgcctcgtatgcacacaattgagtaaacataatggcaggaaatacttttgtgatag aatgctGTGGGGAGAAaccataaaagatccaagaacgcaaagtttgcagaatgTTGTGGGAGAAGCTGAAGGCATACAATTCTACTAA